The following proteins are encoded in a genomic region of Bosea beijingensis:
- a CDS encoding YihY/virulence factor BrkB family protein — MAFLKRITGAAGIGVALGYLSGVVADKLGRRQAEAVRGRLAKTPLQMTWLGWKDVLLRFIGNVAENRLSSLAGAVAFFTLLSLVPALSLLVTIYRYFTDPATIAEQLDTVTTMFPQAARELIHEQAMRLSTQSGFTLSLTFWISLGVAIWSANAAVKALFDALNIIYREGEKRSFLKLNAISLFTTVSGVVLLAAALVAIASLPVVTALFPFHSELERLIRLVRWPSFFVMATLSIAILYWIGPSRERVRFVWVMPGAIAAALFWGAASYLFSWYVSTLGNYTAAYGSLATVVVFMTWLWLSATIVLAGAELNAELEHQTAHDTTTGRPKPLGQRGAAMADRVGPARAD; from the coding sequence ATGGCTTTCCTCAAACGGATCACGGGCGCGGCCGGGATCGGGGTCGCGCTCGGCTATCTGTCGGGAGTGGTGGCGGACAAGCTCGGGCGGCGCCAGGCGGAGGCCGTGCGCGGCCGGCTGGCGAAGACGCCGCTGCAGATGACCTGGCTCGGCTGGAAGGACGTGCTGCTGCGCTTCATCGGCAATGTCGCCGAGAATCGCCTGTCCTCGCTTGCCGGCGCGGTCGCCTTCTTCACGCTGCTCTCGCTGGTGCCGGCTTTGTCGCTGCTGGTCACGATCTACCGCTATTTCACCGATCCAGCGACCATCGCCGAGCAGCTCGACACGGTGACGACCATGTTTCCGCAGGCGGCGCGCGAGCTCATCCACGAGCAGGCGATGCGGCTCTCGACCCAGTCAGGCTTCACCCTGTCGCTGACCTTCTGGATCAGTCTCGGCGTCGCGATCTGGTCGGCCAATGCGGCGGTGAAGGCGCTCTTCGACGCACTCAACATCATCTATCGCGAGGGCGAGAAGCGCAGCTTCCTCAAGCTCAACGCGATCTCGCTCTTCACCACGGTCAGCGGCGTCGTCCTGCTCGCGGCAGCGCTGGTCGCCATCGCCAGCCTGCCGGTGGTGACCGCTCTCTTTCCCTTCCATTCCGAGCTTGAGCGCCTGATCCGCCTCGTCCGCTGGCCGTCCTTCTTCGTCATGGCGACACTCTCGATCGCGATCCTCTACTGGATCGGCCCCAGCCGCGAGCGCGTGCGCTTCGTCTGGGTCATGCCCGGCGCCATCGCGGCGGCCCTGTTCTGGGGGGCCGCCTCCTACCTGTTCTCCTGGTATGTCTCGACGCTCGGCAATTACACGGCGGCCTATGGCTCGCTGGCGACCGTCGTCGTGTTCATGACCTGGCTCTGGCTCTCGGCGACGATCGTGCTGGCCGGGGCCGAGCTCAATGCCGAGCTGGAGCACCAGACGGCGCACGACACCACGACCGGCCGGCCGAAGCCGCTCGGCCAGCGCGGCGCCGCCATGGCCGACAGGGTCGGCCCGGCAAGGGCGGATTGA
- a CDS encoding YbaB/EbfC family nucleoid-associated protein: MRDMMGLMKQAQQMQQKMADMQAEFDSIEVEGGAGGGMVTVTMTAKGALKGVKIDPSLMVPDEREILEDLIVAAANDARTRGERVMQERMAEITKGLPIPPGMKLF, translated from the coding sequence GTGCGTGACATGATGGGCCTGATGAAGCAGGCGCAGCAGATGCAGCAGAAGATGGCCGACATGCAGGCCGAGTTCGACTCGATCGAGGTCGAAGGCGGCGCCGGCGGCGGCATGGTCACGGTGACGATGACGGCAAAGGGCGCGCTCAAGGGCGTGAAGATCGATCCGAGCCTGATGGTGCCGGACGAGCGCGAGATCCTCGAGGACCTGATCGTCGCCGCCGCCAACGACGCCCGCACCCGCGGCGAGCGCGTCATGCAGGAGCGCATGGCCGAGATCACCAAGGGCCTGCCGATCCCGCCGGGCATGAAGCTGTTTTGA
- a CDS encoding VOC family protein codes for MVATIERTASAVTLEAHKAPVFIGAVTLRAHDLPALTAYYRDAIGLRLIRQDATSADLGIGGHVLVRLEAGATRPTSTTGLFHLAILLPSRRDLANWLRHAAVTRIPLEGASDHLVSEALYLSDPEGNGIEIYRDRKRDEWPRKPDGSIAMATERLDLDKLLSEADEAAYAGMPEGTGMGHIHLRVGDTLAAEAFYRDLLGFDLMVHYPGASFLSSGGYHHHIAGNIWGSRGAGPRRPGEAGLDRFELVAHDEADFAAMRQRILAAGGSESDGAPTVTDPWNNRLVLVR; via the coding sequence ATGGTCGCAACGATCGAACGGACGGCATCCGCCGTCACCCTCGAAGCCCACAAGGCGCCGGTCTTCATCGGCGCTGTGACGCTGCGGGCGCATGATCTTCCCGCCCTGACGGCCTATTATCGTGACGCGATCGGCCTTCGCCTGATCCGGCAGGATGCGACGAGCGCCGATCTCGGTATCGGCGGGCACGTGCTCGTTCGCCTGGAAGCTGGCGCGACGCGGCCGACCTCCACCACCGGCCTGTTCCATCTCGCCATCCTGCTGCCGTCCAGGCGCGATCTCGCGAACTGGCTGCGGCATGCCGCGGTCACGCGCATTCCGCTCGAAGGCGCTTCCGACCATCTCGTCAGCGAGGCGCTCTATCTCTCCGATCCCGAAGGCAACGGCATCGAGATCTATCGTGATCGCAAGCGGGATGAATGGCCGCGCAAGCCCGATGGCAGCATCGCCATGGCGACCGAGCGGCTCGATCTCGACAAGCTGTTGAGCGAGGCCGACGAGGCCGCCTATGCCGGTATGCCGGAAGGCACGGGGATGGGCCATATCCATCTGCGCGTCGGCGACACCCTGGCGGCGGAAGCTTTCTATCGCGACCTGCTCGGCTTCGACCTGATGGTGCATTATCCCGGCGCGAGCTTCCTCTCAAGCGGCGGCTACCATCATCACATCGCCGGCAATATCTGGGGCAGCCGCGGTGCCGGCCCGCGCCGGCCGGGCGAAGCGGGGCTCGATCGCTTCGAGCTGGTTGCGCACGACGAGGCCGATTTCGCAGCGATGCGCCAGCGCATCCTGGCGGCCGGCGGCAGCGAGAGCGACGGCGCGCCGACGGTCACCGACCCCTGGAACAACCGGCTGGTTCTGGTGCGCTGA
- a CDS encoding GNAT family N-acetyltransferase — protein MTATAIQIVRLAESLPDDFEALRQEASAESYRFVEGLREEWLAGRYDGADERFVTFAAYHEGELAGIGALTPDPYDPAPDLLRVRHVYVRPLHRGAGIGRVLAAALIQQGLDLAPRLSLRAADPRASAFWESIGFTPDTGGTRRSHLLTR, from the coding sequence GTGACAGCTACGGCCATCCAGATCGTCCGGCTGGCGGAAAGCCTGCCGGACGACTTCGAGGCCTTGCGCCAGGAAGCAAGCGCGGAAAGCTACCGCTTCGTCGAGGGACTGCGCGAGGAATGGCTCGCCGGCCGTTATGACGGCGCGGACGAGCGCTTCGTCACCTTCGCCGCCTATCATGAGGGCGAACTCGCCGGGATCGGCGCGCTGACGCCCGATCCTTACGACCCGGCGCCGGATCTGTTGCGCGTCCGGCATGTCTATGTCCGGCCGCTGCATCGCGGCGCCGGTATCGGGCGCGTTCTGGCCGCCGCGCTGATCCAACAGGGTCTGGATCTGGCGCCACGATTGTCATTACGCGCAGCCGACCCGCGCGCGAGCGCCTTCTGGGAGTCGATCGGCTTCACGCCCGACACGGGCGGAACGCGCCGCTCGCATCTGCTGACGCGTTAA
- a CDS encoding outer membrane protein, whose protein sequence is MTKLFRTGLTGLAILLSGAAYAADPRKVALPPAPELPALYSWTGFYAGLQGGYAWGDSRVRMGSGFAPVSFRVGADSAFGGAHAGFNYQLGGIVLGVEGDVEALNSRSRFDGIGLSARVSQDWQGSARARLGLAFDRWMVYGTGGVSFTEYERRVFAPGAGFGERLTSARTGWTIGTGVNFAFTDNLILGAEYRYTDFGRNRFASSGAFPGLTGSQDLTSHSARASVAYKF, encoded by the coding sequence ATGACGAAGCTGTTCAGAACCGGCCTGACGGGCCTCGCGATCCTGCTGTCGGGCGCGGCCTATGCGGCCGACCCGCGCAAGGTCGCCTTGCCGCCGGCTCCGGAACTGCCGGCGCTCTATTCCTGGACCGGCTTCTATGCGGGTCTCCAGGGCGGCTATGCCTGGGGTGACAGCCGCGTGCGGATGGGTAGCGGCTTCGCACCCGTCAGCTTCCGCGTCGGCGCGGATTCGGCTTTCGGCGGCGCCCATGCCGGCTTCAACTATCAGCTCGGCGGCATCGTTCTCGGCGTCGAGGGCGATGTCGAAGCGCTGAACAGCCGCAGCCGCTTCGACGGGATCGGCCTCTCCGCCCGCGTCAGCCAGGACTGGCAGGGCTCGGCCCGCGCCCGCCTCGGCCTCGCCTTCGACCGCTGGATGGTCTACGGCACCGGCGGCGTCTCCTTCACGGAATACGAGCGGCGCGTCTTCGCGCCCGGTGCCGGCTTCGGCGAGCGGCTGACCAGCGCGCGGACCGGCTGGACGATCGGTACCGGCGTCAATTTCGCCTTTACCGACAACCTGATCCTCGGCGCCGAATATCGCTACACCGATTTCGGGCGGAACCGCTTCGCCAGCTCCGGCGCCTTCCCGGGCCTGACCGGCTCGCAGGACCTGACGAGCCACAGCGCCCGCGCCAGCGTCGCCTATAAATTCTGA
- a CDS encoding NAD(P)/FAD-dependent oxidoreductase, whose translation MLDPQDTRHEDLRSGKGPWRPLLQRPMGRALEADTRCDVAIVGGGITGALVAEHLTAMGLDVILIDREREGFGSTAASTAMLQWEIDLGLSELAALYGFAAAAEVYRLSFQAVEGLRRLVGDLALSCGFAPRQTVYLAAGESGPRELLDEMRLRERAGLPGSFVEHAALREAFGFDRAAAIVSPGSAEADPLSLCHGLLATYVQRGARLIRDEAVGFDGAGRSAAVTLASGRVVEADRIVLATGYVMPDIVSDDLHRVASSWAIATVPQAPQALWPGPALVWEASADYCYCRTTADGCIVFGGEDEAFDDPGRREALGPEKTKALQERLHALVPHAGLDLDHAWSGAFGQTEDGLPLIGRVPGHPRLLAAYGYGGNGITFSFMASRLIGALVSGREKRWFHQFAIDRARPG comes from the coding sequence ATGCTCGATCCGCAGGACACGCGCCACGAGGACCTGCGCAGCGGCAAGGGACCGTGGCGTCCGCTTCTGCAGCGCCCCATGGGGCGGGCGCTTGAAGCGGATACGCGCTGCGACGTCGCGATCGTCGGCGGCGGCATCACCGGTGCCCTCGTCGCCGAGCACCTGACGGCGATGGGCCTGGACGTCATCCTGATCGACCGGGAGCGCGAGGGTTTTGGCAGCACGGCAGCCTCGACCGCGATGCTGCAATGGGAGATCGACCTCGGATTGTCCGAACTTGCGGCGCTCTACGGCTTTGCCGCCGCGGCAGAGGTCTATCGCCTGAGCTTCCAGGCCGTCGAAGGCTTGCGCAGGCTGGTCGGCGATCTCGCGCTATCCTGCGGCTTCGCGCCGCGGCAGACCGTCTATCTCGCGGCGGGCGAGAGCGGTCCGCGCGAACTGCTCGACGAAATGCGGCTTCGCGAGCGCGCTGGCCTGCCCGGCAGCTTCGTCGAGCATGCCGCCCTGCGCGAGGCTTTCGGCTTCGACCGGGCGGCGGCTATCGTCTCGCCGGGCTCGGCCGAGGCCGATCCGCTCAGCCTCTGCCACGGCCTCCTCGCGACATATGTGCAGCGTGGAGCGAGGCTGATCCGCGACGAGGCGGTCGGCTTCGACGGCGCTGGCCGTTCGGCGGCCGTCACACTCGCCAGTGGGCGGGTCGTAGAGGCCGATCGGATCGTGCTCGCCACCGGCTATGTCATGCCGGACATCGTCAGCGACGACCTGCACCGCGTCGCGTCGAGCTGGGCGATCGCGACGGTCCCGCAAGCGCCGCAGGCACTCTGGCCCGGCCCCGCGCTCGTCTGGGAGGCGTCGGCAGATTACTGCTACTGCCGCACGACTGCGGATGGCTGCATCGTCTTTGGAGGCGAGGACGAGGCTTTCGACGATCCCGGCCGGCGCGAGGCGCTCGGTCCGGAAAAGACGAAGGCGCTGCAAGAGCGCCTGCATGCGCTGGTCCCGCATGCCGGTCTCGATCTCGACCATGCCTGGTCCGGAGCCTTCGGCCAGACCGAAGACGGCTTGCCCTTGATCGGGCGCGTGCCCGGCCATCCGCGCCTGCTCGCGGCCTATGGCTATGGCGGCAACGGCATCACCTTCAGCTTCATGGCCTCGCGCCTGATCGGCGCGCTGGTGAGCGGGCGGGAGAAGCGCTGGTTCCACCAATTCGCCATCGACCGTGCCCGCCCCGGCTGA
- the recR gene encoding recombination mediator RecR codes for MPRAIAGPEIERLIQLLAKLPGLGPRSARRAALHLVKKREQLLGPLSEAMAVARERIVVCARCGNVDTSDPCGLCTDPRRDDSLIVVVADISDLWALERSGAVSGRYHVLGGVLSALDGVRPEHLLLDALVARASDPAVKEVILALSATVDGQTTAHFITDLLAHLPVKVTKLAHGVPVGGELDYLDDGTLAAAIRQRTGF; via the coding sequence ATGCCCCGCGCCATTGCCGGTCCCGAGATCGAGAGGCTGATCCAGCTCCTGGCCAAGTTGCCGGGGCTCGGGCCGCGCTCGGCCCGGCGTGCGGCGCTGCATCTCGTCAAGAAGCGCGAGCAACTGCTCGGCCCGCTCTCGGAAGCGATGGCGGTCGCGCGCGAACGCATCGTCGTCTGCGCCCGCTGCGGCAATGTTGATACCAGCGACCCCTGTGGCCTCTGCACTGATCCGCGCCGCGACGATTCTCTGATCGTCGTCGTCGCCGACATCTCCGATCTCTGGGCGCTGGAGCGTTCGGGCGCGGTCTCCGGCCGCTACCATGTGCTGGGCGGCGTTCTCTCGGCGCTCGACGGCGTGCGCCCTGAACACCTTTTGCTCGACGCGCTGGTGGCGCGCGCGTCGGACCCAGCGGTGAAGGAGGTCATCCTCGCGCTGAGCGCGACGGTCGACGGCCAGACCACGGCGCATTTCATCACCGATCTCCTCGCGCATCTGCCGGTGAAGGTGACCAAGCTCGCCCATGGCGTGCCTGTCGGAGGCGAGCTCGACTATCTCGACGACGGCACGCTCGCCGCCGCCATCCGCCAGCGCACGGGATTCTGA